AATGTTACTCAAAATTGCTGCATATTGCTCAAGCGCTTGCTCATAATATTTGGAATCTAATTCACGTGATTTAGCCAGATATTGCTTCGCCTGTTCCTTATCGGTAGCTAAAACCGTAATTCCTAGTAAGAAATTAACCTTAGCACTACGCTTATTATCTGAAATCTGGCAATAACTAGCTTCAGCTTGCTGCATTTCACCTAAATTCAACCAGATATCACCCAGTAATTCATTTACTCGTTCATCAATTTGCTTAATAGTTAAGGCATAAGCGAGTGCTTTTTGCGGCTGCCCTAGTTTCAAATAAACTAGCGCCTTTTGGTATAAAACCAAATCATCATTAGGAATTTGGTCAAGTAAGCCTAATGCTTTATCAAATTCACCTTGCATATAATAACACACAGCTAAATCATAATCTAAATCTTGCGGCTCTTTAACTAGTGACTTTGCTTGCTCCAACAATTGAGTAGCTTGAACAAAGCTGCCCTGTTCGAGTAAATAAGTTGCTAATTCCAAATAATTTTCCGTTTTTTGCGGGTTAACATCAATTTTAGTAATTAGTTGATGAACTTTTTGGTTAATTTTTTGCTTTTCAGCCTCAGTTTTTGCTTCTTTTTTAGTCATTATAATGAATCCGTTTCTGCTAATTTTCTTTCTAAAAAATCTGTTTCATTCCAAACTATGGTCTGAAAATTTTTACCTTGATCTTTTGTTTCCAAAATAGTCAGACTAGTATTACTTAAACTACCATTTTGCCTGACATTTTTTAAAGAAAAGCCCAGCAAGCCACCCATCATACCAGATAAAGCGGCGCCATGACTAATAGCAAGTACTTTGTCAGTTGCAGTTGGAAATTTTTGTGCGACATCATGAGCAAAACTCTTACCACGGTTAATTACTTCAGGATAATCTTCGCCGTCAATTGCTTTACCATCATAACATTCTGGATGATTCCATAAATCGTCAACTTGCTTAGGAAAGCGCTGCTTAGCCTGAGCAAAGTTAAGTCCCTCCATCTGCCCCAAATCAAATTCACGCAGTCGTTCATCAATTGTCACAGGCAGATCAATTCCTGCACTATTCGTAATTCCATTAGCAGTATCAATCGCCCGTTTTAGAGGACTAGAATAAACTCCAGCAAATTCCACTCCACGTAAATGTTGGCCTAACTTCTTAATATCTGTCAAACTTTGCTCTAATAGTGGTGAATCGCCATGCCCACCTTGAAAACGTCCCTCAAGATTCCACTCAGTTTTTCCATGCCGTACAAAATAAATCTGCATTGCTATGCCCTGCCTTTTCTTTTGGATTACTTATCTAGTTTATCATTTAATTTTGCTAAAAGAAAAAGAGAAAAGACAACAATTTATCTTTTCTCTATCATCATTTAAACTAACTGTAATTGCTGTTCATCTTGATACGCAGCATCAATATTGCCACCACCAAGACACTCTTCACCGCGATATAATACTAAAGCCTGGCCGGGCGTTACTGCACGTGCTGGCTCATCAAAGTAGACGGTTACGCTGTTACTTTGAGCATGGTACTCAGCAGTCACTGCCACATCTGGTTGGCGATAACGGAACTTAGCACTACAATGAATTTTAAAATCATGATCAGGTTGCCCAGCAAAAAATGACATTTCACTAGCTTCAAGCTTAGTTGCATATAACAATTCACTATCATAACCCTGTTCAACAATTAACTCGTTTTTGGTTAAATCTTTACCGACAACAAACCAGGGATCAGTTGATTCTTTAGTTGAGCCTAAACCTAATCCTGAACGCTGACCAATTGTATAATACATTAGTCCGGCATGTTCACCAACCACTTTTCCGGTTGGAGTAACCATTTTACCTGATTTAGCGGGCAAAAACTCTGTTAAAAACTTTCTAAAATTACGCTCACCGATAAAACAAATCCCGGTTGAATCCTTCTTCTTAGCCGTAGCTAAACCTGCCTTAATCGCAATTTCACGTACTTGCGGCTTAGTTAAATCTGCTAACGGGAAAATTACCTTATTAATCTGCTCTTGACTTAGTTGACTCAAAAAATAAGTTTGATCCTTATTGCCATCCTTAGGACGCATCATATGAGTAAGACCATTTTGATCAGTTACTGTTTTGGCGTAATGACCCATGGCAATATAATCTGCGTCTAAATTAAGTGCAAACTCTAAAAACGACTTAAATTTAATTTGGCTATTACACATAACATCAGGATTGGGAGTTCGACCTTTTTTATATTCACTTAAGAAATATTCGAAAACCCGATGCCAATATTCCTTTTCAAAATTAATTGAATAATAGGGAATGCCAATTTGATCGGCAACTTTTTTGACATCATCATAGTCTTCAGTTGCTGTACAAACACCAGCATCGTCGGTATCATCCCAGTTCTTCATAAAGACACCAATTACATCATAACCTTGCTGCTTAAGTAACAGCGCAGATACGGAAGAATCAACGCCGCCACTCATTCCAACAACAACTCTAGTCTTCTTTGCCAATTATCATCAATCCTTTACTGCCATAATAATGTTACGCTCTATTAAGTCTTTTAAAATATAATTTAAAAGATCCACAGTTTGTGCTAATTGTTGATTCTTAAAAATATTCACTTTCTTTAAGCCATTACGATCAGTAACCACCATGGTAAAGTGGGTCATTGCTTGATTAATCGTCATCTTAAGTTTAGTAGGCGCATCATAAGGTGAGTCATTATAAAGTGGATGTTCATAATTATAATTTCCCTTAGCAGTTTTTACAAAACCCGCATCAAGCAATGCATAGAGCTTTAAGTCTGGACTTAAGGTGAACTTACGTGTATCACCATTCAATATCAC
This DNA window, taken from Lactobacillus sp. ESL0684, encodes the following:
- a CDS encoding CDC27 family protein, which codes for MTKKEAKTEAEKQKINQKVHQLITKIDVNPQKTENYLELATYLLEQGSFVQATQLLEQAKSLVKEPQDLDYDLAVCYYMQGEFDKALGLLDQIPNDDLVLYQKALVYLKLGQPQKALAYALTIKQIDERVNELLGDIWLNLGEMQQAEASYCQISDNKRSAKVNFLLGITVLATDKEQAKQYLAKSRELDSKYYEQALEQYAAILSNIDNQDKQDD
- a CDS encoding histidine phosphatase family protein, with the translated sequence MQIYFVRHGKTEWNLEGRFQGGHGDSPLLEQSLTDIKKLGQHLRGVEFAGVYSSPLKRAIDTANGITNSAGIDLPVTIDERLREFDLGQMEGLNFAQAKQRFPKQVDDLWNHPECYDGKAIDGEDYPEVINRGKSFAHDVAQKFPTATDKVLAISHGAALSGMMGGLLGFSLKNVRQNGSLSNTSLTILETKDQGKNFQTIVWNETDFLERKLAETDSL
- the mnmA gene encoding tRNA 2-thiouridine(34) synthase MnmA, encoding MSGGVDSSVSALLLKQQGYDVIGVFMKNWDDTDDAGVCTATEDYDDVKKVADQIGIPYYSINFEKEYWHRVFEYFLSEYKKGRTPNPDVMCNSQIKFKSFLEFALNLDADYIAMGHYAKTVTDQNGLTHMMRPKDGNKDQTYFLSQLSQEQINKVIFPLADLTKPQVREIAIKAGLATAKKKDSTGICFIGERNFRKFLTEFLPAKSGKMVTPTGKVVGEHAGLMYYTIGQRSGLGLGSTKESTDPWFVVGKDLTKNELIVEQGYDSELLYATKLEASEMSFFAGQPDHDFKIHCSAKFRYRQPDVAVTAEYHAQSNSVTVYFDEPARAVTPGQALVLYRGEECLGGGNIDAAYQDEQQLQLV
- a CDS encoding DUF1831 domain-containing protein, which encodes MANTVILNGDTRKFTLSPDLKLYALLDAGFVKTAKGNYNYEHPLYNDSPYDAPTKLKMTINQAMTHFTMVVTDRNGLKKVNIFKNQQLAQTVDLLNYILKDLIERNIIMAVKD